A single region of the Pan troglodytes isolate AG18354 chromosome 18, NHGRI_mPanTro3-v2.0_pri, whole genome shotgun sequence genome encodes:
- the AQP8 gene encoding aquaporin-8 — MCEPEFGNDKAREPSVGGRWRVSWYERFVQPCLVELLGSTLFIFIGCLSVIENGTDTGLLQPALAHGLALGLVIATLGNISGGHFNPAVSLAAMLIGGLNLVMLLPYWVSQLLGGMLGAALAKAVSPEERFWNASGAAFVTVQEQGQVAGALVAEIILTTLLALAVCMGAINEKTKGPLAPFSIGFAVTVDILAGGTVSGGCMNPARAFGPAVVANHWNFHWIYWLGPLLAGLLVGLLIRCFIGDGKTRLILKAR; from the exons ATGTGTGAGCCTGAATTTGGCAATGACAAGGCCAGGGAGCCGAGCGTGGGTGGCAGGTGGCGAGTGTCCTGGTACGAACGGTTTGTGCAGCCATGTCTGGTCGAACTGCTGGGCTCTACTCTCTTCATCTTCATCGGGTGCCTGTCAGTCATTGAGAATGGGACGGACACTGGGCTGCTGCAGCCGGCCCTGGCCCACGGGCTGGCTTTGGGGCTTGTGATTGCCACGCTGGGGAATATCAG TGGTGGACACTTCAACCCTGCGGTGTCCCTGGCAGCCATGCTGATCGGAGGCCTCAACCTGGTGATGCTCCTCCCGTACTGGGTCTCACAGCTGCTCGGGGGGATGCTCGGGGCTGCcttggccaag GCGGTGAGTCCTGAGGAGAGGTTCTGGAATGCATCTGGGGCGGCCTTTGTGACAGTCCAGGAGCAGGGGCAGGTGGCAGGGGCGTTGGTGGCAGAGATCATCCTGACGACGCTGCTGGCCCTGGCTGTATGCATGGGTGCCATCAATGAGAAGACAAAGGGCCCTCTGGCCCCGTTCTCCATCGGCTTTGCCGTCACCGTGGATATCCTGGCTGG GGGCACTGTGTCTGGAGGCTGCATGAATCCCGCTCGTGCTTTTGGACCTGCGGTGGTGGCCAACCACTGGAACTTCCACTGGATCTACTGGCTGGGCCCACTCCTGGCTGGCCTGCTTGTTGGACTGCTCATTAG GTGCTTCATTGGAGATGGGAAGACCCGCCTCATCCTGAAGGCTCGGTGA